One genomic segment of Anticarsia gemmatalis isolate Benzon Research Colony breed Stoneville strain chromosome Z, ilAntGemm2 primary, whole genome shotgun sequence includes these proteins:
- the Pdp gene encoding pyruvate dehydrogenase [acetyl-transferring]-phosphatase 1-like protein, mitochondrial: MNCSNINIVLNTCLKADLNSGRKFLSDIYKNYIFLNQKWGFQSSCYRYFRVSQRSPQSLKDGLTALPSPQEVTTILRKNEFNKEFVSGCVKSYDSNQLASNNPIEDTRSEALCKMTPGMLMGVYDGHGGPACAQVISKRLLTYVAAALLPAEKLMKYKEEATKENLLETFNDRAEIVEDLKSKYENSFKQYLSELAEAPKEVNDVRIALEKAILKLDSDLSKEVIEAYDKESAIHPKTLSVALSGAVVCVCHIDGPHLHVANVGDCNAVLGTMTEDNEWIAKKITKEHNAENFDELKRIWNEHPEEERKTVIRRDRLLGELAPLRSMGDYRYKWSTELLSKLAVPFVGQKAIPANYHTPPYLSAVPEIFYHRLTPKDRFLIIASDGLWDMMTPLQAVKLVGQHMKGKVFFNPLKLPRKNIPLGDINELLVHRKESLKSKPKDRNAATHLIRHAIGGTEYGVDHSRLAHLLSLSPDVSRMFRDDMTVTVAYFDSEFIRQCPS, encoded by the exons atgaattgttcaaatataaatatcgtaCTGAATACATGTCTCAAAGCAGATTTAAATAGTGGACGTAAATTCCTCAGCgacatttataaaaattatatattccTGAATCAGAAATGGGGTTTTCAATCTAGTTGTTATCGTTATTTTCGAGTGTCTCAGAGATCTCCTCAATCTCTGAAAGATGGCCTCACAGCTTTACCTTCACCACAAGAA gttACAACAATACTACGTAAAAATGAATTCAACAAAGAGTTTGTATCAGGCTGTGTTAAATCCTATGACTCTAATCAGTTGGCCTCTAATAATCCCATTGAAGATACGAGGAGTGAAGCCCTGTGCAAGATGACCCCAG GTATGTTGATGGGTGTGTACGACGGTCACGGGGGTCCTGCATGTGCTCAAGTGATATCTAAGAGACTCTTGACGTATGTGGCAGCAGCTTTACTTCCGGCAGAGAAGCTCATGAAATATAAGGAAGAAGCCACTAAGGAAAATTTACTGGAGACCTTCAATGACCGG GCGGAAATTGTGGAAGACTTAAAATCGAAATACGAAAATAGCTTTAAACAGTACTTATCCGAACTTGCGGAGGCACCTAAAGAAGTCAATGACGTAAGAATAGCTTTAgaaaaagctattttaaaattagatagTGATTTATCAAAAGAAGTGATCGAAGCTTACGATAAAGAGAGTGCTATACATCCTAAAACGTTATCGGTGGCTTTGTCCGGCGCGGTAGTGTGTGTTTGCCATATCGATGGACCCCACCTTCATGTAGCCAACGTCGGTGACTGTAATGCGGTGCTAGGCACTATGACTGAAGACAATGAATGGatagctaaaaaaataacaaaagaacaCAATGCGGAAAACTTTGACGAATTGAAAAGAATCTGGAATGAGCACCCTGAAGAAGAAAGAAAGACAGTAATAAGAAGGGACAGGCTACTCGGCGAGTTAGCTCCTTTGCGCAGTATGGGAGACTATAGGTACAAATGGAGCACGGAGCTCCTGAGTAAACTAGCAGTACCTTTCGTTGGACAGAAAGCGATACCGGCAAACTACCACACCCCACCTTATTTATCCGCGGTACCTGAAATTTTCTACCATAGGCTTACACCGAAggatagatttttaataatagctTCGGACGGCCTGTGGGATATGATGACACCGCTGCAAGCAGTCAAATTGGTCGGCCAGCATATGAAGGGGAAAGTGTTTTTCAACCCGCTGAAGCTGCCTcgtaaaaatatacctttaggAGACATAAACGAACTGTTGGTGCATAGGAAGGAAAGTTTGAAGAGCAAACCGAAGGACAGGAATGCTGCCACACATTTGATAAGGCACGCGATCGGTGGCACCGAGTACGGGGTAGATCATTCTCGACTGGCGCACTTGCTGAGTTTGTCGCCGGACGTAAGCCGCATGTTCCGAGACGATATGACGGTCACGGTGGCTTACTTCGACTCGGAGTTTATTCGGCAATGTCCCTCGTAA